A DNA window from Parafrankia discariae contains the following coding sequences:
- a CDS encoding tyrosine-type recombinase/integrase, with product MDNVRRLGHGSAGPTLASAAEAFLSEVTNSNTARTYRVVLLALAAELGPDSPLAVLDTEVATDRIGAWFTRRWGDAAAATVNARLDGLSSAVIWWRAQGWITADPTRRIRRRPRVPERTRTLARADVEQLLGRKHLPVRERTLWRMLYETAARAEEILALDVDELDLGNRRARVRRRSGAADIIIWRTATARLLPRLLDGRRTGPVFLTDRRARGRLPAVDLDLDTGRARLSYRRAAECFKQASRTLPGGPWTLSQLRHSALAHAAEDGANTSTLLAYSGHTSVASLARYTQRSPEMLARWQKARDPATRRV from the coding sequence GTGGACAACGTCCGCCGGCTTGGCCACGGCTCGGCCGGGCCGACGCTCGCCAGCGCGGCCGAGGCATTCCTCTCCGAGGTGACCAACTCGAACACGGCCCGCACCTACCGGGTGGTGCTGCTTGCCCTGGCCGCCGAGCTCGGCCCGGACAGCCCGCTGGCCGTTCTCGACACCGAGGTGGCCACCGACCGGATCGGCGCCTGGTTCACCCGCCGCTGGGGCGACGCGGCGGCGGCCACTGTCAACGCCCGCCTCGACGGACTGAGTTCAGCCGTCATCTGGTGGCGGGCCCAGGGTTGGATCACCGCGGATCCGACCCGGCGAATCCGCCGCCGCCCGCGCGTTCCGGAGCGCACCCGAACGCTGGCACGAGCAGACGTGGAACAGCTCCTGGGCCGTAAGCACCTACCCGTCCGGGAACGCACCCTGTGGCGGATGCTGTACGAGACCGCCGCCCGTGCCGAGGAGATCCTGGCCCTCGACGTGGACGAGCTCGACCTGGGCAACCGACGCGCGCGAGTCCGACGCAGGAGCGGCGCGGCCGACATCATCATCTGGCGCACCGCCACCGCCCGCCTGCTGCCCCGCCTGCTCGACGGCCGCCGGACCGGCCCCGTCTTCCTCACCGATCGGCGGGCCCGCGGGCGGCTGCCCGCCGTCGACCTCGACCTCGACACAGGCCGAGCCCGCCTGTCCTACCGTCGTGCGGCCGAATGTTTCAAGCAGGCCAGTCGGACACTGCCCGGCGGACCCTGGACGCTGAGCCAGTTACGACATTCCGCTCTCGCCCATGCCGCCGAAGACGGCGCGAACACCTCCACCCTGCTGGCGTACTCCGGCCATACCTCTGTCGCTTCACTGGCCCGTTACACCCAGAGGTCCCCCGAAATGCTCGCCCGCTGGCAGAAGGCCCGCGACCCGGCGACCAGGCGCGTCTGA
- a CDS encoding NAD(P)H-dependent oxidoreductase, producing MSQCRILSVVGNPKPNSRTRAVAEAVAAQVVNALPPGTAAVAEVIEVSELGPGLLGWGDPAVKAAVTAMKSADVLVVATPTYKATYTGLLKLLLDQIGQGELAGVPTIPVLVAGAPEHALALEVHLRPLLVEIGASCPTRGVFVLDSTLADLPAQLDAWAAGNIAAVTALAAARGAAPQPLG from the coding sequence ATGTCGCAGTGCCGCATCCTGAGCGTCGTCGGCAACCCGAAGCCGAACTCGCGCACCCGGGCCGTCGCGGAGGCCGTCGCCGCCCAGGTCGTGAACGCTCTTCCGCCCGGCACGGCGGCGGTGGCCGAGGTGATCGAGGTCAGCGAGCTCGGGCCGGGACTCCTCGGCTGGGGCGACCCGGCGGTGAAGGCGGCCGTCACGGCGATGAAGTCGGCCGATGTCCTGGTCGTGGCCACGCCCACGTACAAGGCCACGTACACCGGGCTGCTCAAACTGCTGCTGGACCAGATCGGCCAGGGCGAGCTCGCCGGGGTGCCGACCATTCCCGTGCTGGTCGCGGGCGCACCCGAGCACGCGCTGGCGCTCGAGGTGCACCTGCGGCCGCTGCTGGTCGAGATCGGCGCGTCCTGCCCGACCCGGGGGGTGTTCGTCCTCGACTCCACCCTGGCCGATCTGCCCGCCCAGCTCGACGCCTGGGCGGCGGGCAACATCGCGGCCGTGACCGCGCTCGCCGCGGCCCGCGGCGCCGCGCCGCAACCACTCGGCTGA
- a CDS encoding acyl-CoA dehydrogenase family protein translates to MTAAGGGPTHRVTNQPPPLVGHDVAEDPALLEALTREGAAGHADGLHRLGRLAGTAEAQRWGDEANRTPPVLRTHDRYGNRVDEVDFHPAWHELLRVAVGAGLAGAPWAADRPGAHVARAAGFLVWGQVEQGHLCPVSMTYAAVPALRATPDLAEAYRPGLTSTVYDPGLRPPLAKHGLLAGMGMTEKQGGSDVRANETTATPVGDGRYLLRGHKWFTSAPMNDLFLVLAQAPDGLSCLLVPRVLPDGSRNPFLIQRLKDKLGNRSNASAEPEFDGTLGYLVGTEGRGVRAIIEMVALTRLDSAVGAASGMRAALVAAAHHTRHRAAFGSLLIDKPLMRNVLADLAVESEAAVALVLRVAGAVDRAEHGDESERAFRRLATGLAKYWVCKRQPAMVAEALECLGGNGYVEESGLPRLYREAPLNGIWEGSGNVNALDVVRALGREPGSLAAYGAEVDAAAGGDRRLDASWRRLRAELDGLLTGSDGVTGPGGAAGPDGAPVIELVARRVVERMALVLQGALLVRHAPAAVSDAFCAARLGGDAGLAFGTLPPGLDLEGVLRRIPPAAG, encoded by the coding sequence ATGACGGCGGCCGGCGGTGGCCCGACGCACCGGGTCACCAACCAGCCGCCGCCGCTGGTCGGCCACGACGTCGCCGAGGACCCGGCGCTGCTGGAGGCACTGACCCGCGAGGGTGCCGCCGGTCACGCGGACGGACTGCACCGCCTCGGCCGGCTCGCCGGCACGGCCGAGGCGCAGCGATGGGGTGACGAGGCCAACCGCACTCCGCCCGTCCTGCGTACGCACGACCGGTACGGGAACCGCGTCGACGAGGTCGACTTCCACCCGGCCTGGCACGAACTGCTCCGGGTGGCCGTGGGCGCCGGGCTGGCGGGAGCGCCGTGGGCCGCTGACCGGCCGGGCGCGCATGTGGCCCGCGCGGCCGGGTTCCTCGTCTGGGGCCAGGTCGAGCAGGGCCATCTGTGCCCGGTGTCGATGACCTACGCCGCCGTGCCCGCGCTGCGGGCCACCCCCGACCTGGCCGAGGCCTATCGGCCCGGCCTGACCAGCACCGTCTACGACCCGGGGCTGCGCCCGCCGCTGGCGAAGCACGGCCTGCTCGCCGGCATGGGGATGACCGAGAAGCAGGGCGGCTCGGACGTCCGCGCCAACGAGACCACCGCCACCCCCGTCGGGGACGGCCGGTACCTGCTGCGCGGGCACAAGTGGTTCACCAGCGCCCCGATGAACGATCTGTTCCTGGTGCTGGCGCAGGCGCCGGACGGCCTGTCGTGCCTGCTCGTCCCGCGGGTGCTGCCGGACGGCAGCCGCAACCCCTTCCTCATCCAGCGGCTCAAGGACAAGCTCGGCAACCGCAGCAACGCCAGCGCCGAGCCGGAGTTCGACGGCACGCTGGGGTACCTGGTCGGGACGGAGGGGCGCGGGGTGCGCGCCATCATCGAGATGGTCGCGCTCACCAGGCTGGACTCCGCGGTCGGCGCCGCCTCCGGGATGCGCGCGGCGCTCGTCGCGGCCGCGCATCACACCCGGCACCGCGCGGCGTTCGGCTCGCTGCTCATCGACAAGCCGCTGATGCGCAACGTGCTTGCCGACCTCGCGGTGGAGTCGGAGGCGGCGGTCGCGCTCGTGCTGCGGGTGGCCGGCGCGGTCGACCGCGCCGAGCACGGCGACGAGAGCGAGCGGGCCTTCCGCCGGCTCGCGACCGGCCTCGCCAAGTACTGGGTGTGCAAGCGCCAGCCGGCCATGGTCGCCGAGGCGCTCGAATGCCTCGGCGGCAACGGGTACGTGGAGGAGTCGGGCCTGCCGCGGCTCTACCGCGAGGCCCCGCTGAACGGCATCTGGGAGGGCTCGGGAAACGTCAACGCGCTGGACGTGGTGCGGGCCCTCGGCCGGGAGCCCGGGAGCCTGGCCGCGTACGGCGCCGAGGTCGACGCGGCCGCCGGTGGCGACCGTCGGCTCGACGCGTCCTGGCGGCGGCTGCGAGCTGAGCTGGACGGCCTGCTCACCGGCTCGGACGGGGTAACGGGTCCCGGTGGGGCAGCGGGTCCCGATGGGGCGCCGGTGATCGAACTGGTCGCCCGCCGGGTCGTCGAGCGGATGGCGCTCGTGCTCCAGGGCGCACTGCTGGTCCGGCACGCCCCCGCCGCGGTGTCCGACGCGTTCTGTGCGGCCCGGTTGGGCGGGGACGCGGGCCTCGCCTTCGGGACCCTCCCGCCCGGTCTCGACCTCGAAGGCGTTCTGCGCCGGATCCCGCCCGCCGCTGGCTGA
- a CDS encoding TetR/AcrR family transcriptional regulator, whose product MPYRRTTAVDDRLAAARERLVVAATDLVADAGWAGASVTAVAAAADMSVGSVYQHFPSKSALVVEVFRRSADREASLISALAVAPVAEGDPVDRLVQAVTLFTRRALARRGLAYALLVAPSDPAVEAERLDFRRRYRDVFAALVREGVEAGSLPAQDPMVAAAALTGAIGEVLVGPVSMTEQLPRGGREAERVVREVVAMALRCVGAGTG is encoded by the coding sequence GTGCCCTACCGTCGTACCACCGCAGTCGACGACCGGCTGGCCGCCGCGCGTGAGCGACTGGTCGTCGCCGCCACCGACCTGGTGGCGGACGCCGGATGGGCCGGCGCGTCGGTCACCGCGGTCGCCGCCGCCGCGGACATGTCGGTCGGTTCGGTCTACCAGCACTTCCCGTCCAAGTCGGCGCTGGTGGTCGAGGTCTTCCGCCGGTCGGCCGACCGTGAGGCCAGCCTCATCTCCGCCCTGGCCGTGGCGCCCGTGGCCGAGGGGGACCCCGTCGACCGACTCGTCCAGGCGGTCACCCTGTTCACCCGGCGGGCGCTGGCGCGTCGCGGCCTCGCGTACGCGCTGCTCGTGGCACCGTCGGACCCGGCGGTGGAGGCCGAACGCCTCGACTTCCGCCGCCGGTACCGGGACGTGTTCGCGGCTCTGGTCCGCGAGGGCGTCGAGGCGGGATCGCTGCCGGCCCAGGACCCGATGGTCGCGGCGGCGGCTCTCACCGGCGCGATCGGCGAGGTGCTCGTCGGCCCGGTCTCGATGACCGAGCAGCTTCCCCGCGGCGGCCGCGAGGCCGAGCGGGTGGTCCGGGAGGTGGTGGCGATGGCGTTGCGCTGTGTCGGCGCGGGCACCGGATGA
- a CDS encoding diguanylate cyclase domain-containing protein, translating to MTMGDRRHRMTPGDRARRRVERRRVERERRLARWSFGRGRLAGWPLVSGLIAILVLSGVALVGGSRWLSGIERDRLANRVSLIGNLATWESTVDDPAALRAVVDRTAFDPHDQVRNHQLAAQFQITPGGDTTLLVALLDHAGTLLSVRPAQGGVEPEDLGPAWATAWSGGSAVSPVFKLNGQVARATVVPVGGPRPWAVLVSVSTEESERQLGIGMGTLLRLRGQGAVSTLDARGIAVVSTDLSLPGTRVLDPAELSAAWRSANRTRVWTTGGEDGLTHIAAAQPATGYTTYLVQPTTRLYAELREQRSHRNITLLGVTMAAVLSIAVVGLHEETRARRRHGKLSSLLAATRDIIMTVSATGRLEYVSPAVATRLGHDPAALRGRPLSELMRGGDAGRVATLLDEPVPATVMNVRLLSTAGHEHWFDVSARRLADETDSPRAILTFHSIERRKSLLDQLGFQAGHDPLTGLANRATFDERLTDALGSQPTGGALALLYIDLDHFKPINDTYGHAAGDRVLTVVASRLTAAVHATATAHATAGAGAGAGAGAGSTVSRFGGDEFGVLLPGADKTAAGAVAAGVVAALGEPIDLDETRVTVAASVGVAIARGTCRPEQLLRAADQAMYQAKAAGRGRYSIGVVAEAEPDPSEVAATAPPITAAAAQTPGAPAAGSPSAAPPPAGRPRPRPRGRGRGRGPARPPAALRHRLAAAIPSATVVVVLLGTVTAGLEMETTARDKAQKQRIDAGIELVTRVAEYAHALSDPGRLTGVVSDIPWPLEDPAALSEVLRVMGDSAVAGPGSLLAVIALDGRPLATEPPGAAIPIPADADLWGNARRTGALTPMIPVNGRSRICSIVPILRGGSPAAQLLLCPTNVLPAARTLRSMNGLSGDLGRGGISVLDVHGRAVLSWDEALVGATLVEPADLEKVRGGRPGLVRSASRPDTIAVATAIPGGGYVLLDQTADLLQVSLLEYRSVGDGLLFGIIGVTVIGLAVANRRRERAVRQDFEQLDMLLHGAHDIVILLDRADRLDFVSAAAEPLLGRDSQEMLGHDLLRYVHPEDRAAVREFLAGPTGDPPGDPTADPTHDPADGRALQDIRLEAHDGSHRWFDIEATACDPRAPATRARGPVLTCREIGERRGLTEQLRRRARHDPLTGLPNRAALAEHLDTVARRRTAYAVLLVDLDAFKPINDSFGHEVGDHVLRVAATRIRRALALDPVPAPAPGGTADAGGRPRFRRRPSSWFGGELGGSWNRLEQGEVFRVGGDEFVAVLAGPATALAGGLDVEAVARQAADQITALVREPIHAGGRLVTVGATVGIALSRGTAAPEAVLRLADAAMYQAKRSGRDGRPPGGPLRTSPPGRPLRPTAAEPAPGAAGGQPATPADPEAEHAL from the coding sequence ATGACCATGGGCGACCGGCGACACCGGATGACGCCCGGTGACCGCGCTCGACGGCGGGTCGAGCGGCGGCGGGTCGAGCGTGAGCGCCGGCTGGCCAGGTGGTCGTTCGGCCGCGGCCGGCTGGCCGGTTGGCCGCTGGTCAGCGGGCTGATCGCGATCCTCGTCCTGAGCGGCGTCGCGCTGGTCGGCGGCAGCCGCTGGCTGTCCGGCATCGAACGGGACCGGCTGGCGAACCGGGTGAGCCTGATCGGCAACCTGGCCACCTGGGAGTCGACGGTCGACGACCCGGCCGCCCTGCGGGCCGTCGTCGACCGGACGGCGTTCGACCCCCACGATCAGGTACGCAACCATCAGCTCGCCGCCCAGTTCCAGATCACCCCGGGGGGCGACACCACCCTGCTGGTGGCGCTGCTCGACCACGCCGGAACGCTCCTGTCCGTCCGGCCGGCCCAGGGTGGGGTCGAGCCCGAGGATCTCGGGCCGGCCTGGGCGACGGCGTGGAGCGGCGGCAGCGCCGTCTCGCCGGTCTTCAAGCTCAACGGGCAGGTGGCCCGGGCCACCGTCGTCCCGGTCGGCGGCCCGCGGCCCTGGGCGGTCCTGGTCAGCGTGTCCACCGAGGAGTCGGAGCGGCAGCTCGGCATCGGCATGGGCACCCTGCTCCGGCTACGTGGACAGGGCGCCGTCTCCACCCTCGACGCCCGCGGCATCGCCGTGGTCTCAACCGATCTCTCGCTGCCCGGGACGAGGGTGCTCGACCCCGCCGAGCTCAGCGCGGCCTGGCGCTCGGCGAACCGCACCCGGGTCTGGACGACCGGCGGCGAGGACGGCCTCACCCACATCGCCGCCGCCCAGCCGGCGACCGGGTACACGACCTACCTGGTCCAGCCGACGACCCGGCTCTACGCGGAGCTACGGGAGCAGCGGTCGCACCGCAACATCACCCTGCTGGGGGTGACGATGGCCGCGGTGCTCTCGATCGCGGTCGTCGGGCTGCACGAGGAGACTCGGGCCCGGCGCCGGCACGGGAAGCTGAGCTCGTTGCTGGCCGCCACCCGGGACATCATCATGACCGTCTCGGCCACCGGCCGACTCGAGTACGTCAGCCCCGCCGTGGCGACCCGGCTCGGCCACGATCCGGCGGCGCTGCGCGGGCGGCCGCTGTCCGAACTGATGCGCGGTGGCGACGCCGGACGGGTCGCCACGCTGCTCGACGAGCCGGTACCGGCGACCGTGATGAACGTCCGGCTGCTGTCCACCGCCGGACACGAGCACTGGTTCGACGTGTCGGCCCGACGCCTCGCCGACGAGACGGACTCGCCGCGGGCGATCCTGACCTTCCACTCGATCGAACGGCGCAAGTCCCTGCTCGACCAGCTCGGGTTCCAGGCCGGGCACGACCCGCTGACCGGGCTGGCGAACCGGGCGACCTTCGACGAGCGGCTCACCGACGCCCTCGGGAGCCAGCCGACCGGCGGCGCGCTCGCCCTGCTGTACATCGACCTGGACCACTTCAAGCCGATCAACGACACCTACGGCCACGCGGCCGGCGACCGGGTGCTGACCGTCGTGGCGAGCCGCCTCACCGCCGCGGTCCACGCCACGGCCACGGCCCACGCCACGGCTGGGGCTGGGGCTGGGGCTGGGGCTGGGGCTGGGAGCACTGTCAGCCGGTTCGGTGGCGACGAGTTCGGCGTCCTGCTGCCCGGCGCGGACAAGACCGCCGCGGGCGCGGTCGCCGCCGGCGTCGTCGCCGCGCTGGGTGAGCCGATCGACCTGGACGAGACCAGGGTGACGGTCGCGGCCAGCGTCGGGGTGGCCATCGCCCGCGGGACGTGCCGGCCCGAACAGCTGCTGCGGGCCGCCGATCAGGCGATGTACCAGGCGAAGGCGGCCGGCCGGGGCCGGTACTCGATCGGCGTCGTGGCAGAGGCGGAGCCCGACCCGTCCGAGGTGGCCGCGACCGCTCCCCCGATAACCGCGGCGGCGGCCCAGACGCCCGGGGCGCCGGCCGCGGGGAGCCCGTCCGCCGCGCCCCCACCGGCCGGACGGCCCCGGCCCCGGCCTCGGGGCCGGGGCCGGGGCCGAGGTCCGGCCCGCCCGCCCGCCGCGCTGCGGCACCGGCTCGCGGCGGCGATCCCGTCCGCGACCGTCGTCGTGGTGCTGCTGGGGACCGTGACCGCCGGGCTCGAGATGGAGACCACGGCCCGGGACAAGGCGCAGAAGCAGCGGATCGACGCGGGCATCGAGCTCGTCACCCGCGTCGCCGAGTACGCCCACGCGCTGAGCGACCCCGGGCGCCTCACCGGGGTCGTCTCGGACATCCCCTGGCCGCTCGAGGACCCCGCCGCGCTGAGCGAGGTGTTGCGGGTGATGGGGGACTCAGCGGTCGCCGGCCCGGGCTCGCTGCTGGCCGTCATCGCTCTCGACGGCCGGCCGCTGGCTACCGAGCCGCCCGGCGCGGCCATACCGATACCAGCCGACGCCGACCTCTGGGGCAACGCCAGGCGCACGGGGGCGCTCACCCCGATGATTCCCGTCAACGGCCGCTCCAGGATCTGTTCCATCGTGCCGATCCTGCGCGGCGGGTCCCCGGCGGCGCAGCTCCTGCTGTGCCCGACGAACGTGCTGCCCGCCGCCCGGACGCTGCGTTCCATGAACGGCCTGTCCGGGGATCTCGGCCGGGGCGGCATCTCGGTGCTCGACGTGCACGGCCGGGCGGTGCTGTCCTGGGACGAGGCGCTGGTCGGCGCGACGCTGGTCGAACCGGCCGACCTCGAGAAGGTCCGCGGCGGCCGACCCGGCCTGGTGCGCTCGGCCAGCCGGCCGGACACGATCGCCGTCGCCACGGCGATCCCGGGCGGCGGGTACGTCCTGCTGGACCAGACCGCCGACCTGCTCCAGGTGAGCCTGCTGGAGTACCGCTCGGTCGGTGACGGGCTGCTGTTCGGGATCATCGGGGTCACCGTCATCGGGCTGGCCGTGGCCAACCGCCGCCGGGAACGCGCGGTGCGCCAGGACTTCGAGCAGCTCGACATGCTGTTGCACGGCGCGCACGACATCGTCATCCTGCTCGACCGGGCCGACCGGCTGGATTTCGTGAGCGCCGCGGCGGAGCCGCTGCTCGGCCGGGACAGCCAGGAGATGCTCGGTCACGACCTGCTGCGCTACGTGCATCCGGAGGACCGGGCGGCGGTCCGCGAGTTCCTCGCCGGCCCGACCGGTGACCCGCCGGGCGACCCGACCGCCGACCCGACCCACGACCCGGCGGACGGCCGGGCGCTGCAGGACATCCGGCTCGAGGCGCACGACGGCAGCCACCGCTGGTTCGACATCGAGGCGACGGCCTGCGACCCGCGGGCGCCGGCCACCCGGGCCCGGGGCCCGGTGCTGACCTGCCGGGAGATCGGGGAACGGCGCGGCCTCACCGAGCAGCTGCGCCGGCGGGCCCGGCACGACCCGCTGACCGGGCTGCCCAACCGGGCCGCGCTGGCCGAGCACCTCGACACGGTCGCCCGGCGCCGGACGGCGTACGCGGTCCTGCTCGTCGACCTGGACGCCTTCAAACCGATCAACGACAGCTTCGGCCACGAGGTGGGCGATCATGTGCTGCGGGTGGCCGCCACACGCATCCGCCGGGCCCTGGCCCTCGACCCGGTGCCCGCGCCCGCTCCCGGCGGTACCGCGGACGCCGGGGGTCGGCCCCGGTTCCGCCGCCGGCCGTCGTCCTGGTTCGGCGGCGAGCTGGGCGGGTCGTGGAACCGGCTCGAACAGGGCGAGGTCTTCCGGGTGGGCGGCGACGAGTTCGTCGCGGTGTTGGCCGGCCCCGCGACCGCGCTCGCCGGCGGGCTGGACGTCGAGGCCGTGGCCCGGCAGGCCGCCGACCAGATCACCGCGCTCGTCCGGGAACCGATCCACGCGGGCGGGCGGCTGGTGACGGTGGGTGCCACGGTCGGGATCGCGCTGTCACGCGGGACGGCCGCTCCGGAGGCCGTCCTGCGCCTCGCCGACGCGGCGATGTACCAGGCGAAGCGGTCCGGGCGCGACGGCCGGCCGCCGGGGGGGCCGCTGCGCACCTCCCCACCTGGCAGGCCGCTGCGCCCCACCGCCGCCGAGCCGGCCCCCGGTGCCGCGGGCGGGCAGCCCGCGACGCCGGCGGACCCCGAAGCCGAGCACGCGTTGTGA
- a CDS encoding response regulator — MRTHGRPRALVVDDHEMIRLLVARVLCDGGWSVETAGGVAEALALRPLDFDALVIDTRLGAERGTELLAALRLDDPLVPRRCLILAGASTDPAPDDVAVLLKPFRADDLLNAVNRLSGRPTIDGGPPGGGLRRRTG, encoded by the coding sequence ATGCGCACCCACGGCCGGCCGCGAGCGCTCGTCGTCGACGACCACGAGATGATCCGGCTGCTGGTGGCCCGGGTGCTGTGCGACGGCGGCTGGTCCGTCGAGACGGCGGGCGGCGTCGCGGAGGCGCTCGCCCTGCGGCCGCTCGACTTCGACGCGCTGGTCATCGACACACGGCTCGGTGCCGAGCGGGGCACCGAGCTGCTCGCCGCCCTGCGCCTGGACGATCCGCTGGTGCCGCGCAGATGCCTCATCCTCGCCGGCGCGTCCACCGACCCGGCGCCGGACGACGTCGCCGTGCTGCTCAAGCCATTCCGGGCGGACGACCTGCTCAACGCGGTGAACAGGCTCTCGGGCCGGCCCACGATCGACGGCGGACCGCCGGGCGGTGGGCTCCGGCGGCGGACCGGATGA
- a CDS encoding histidine kinase — translation MTQSGTAGDARVADRLMFLMIALQERANRALVEELHDGPMQELTAVLLSLASLRRGLPAEAAARITQIETRLRDAATALHRPPPPFRPGNSARQMLELGLIQRVEGVLVDRLYTSLDIDVAPPVVTEVAVVLATVQLLLQESDPLERPARALVAVRTSAEHVELALRVAYADGGRSGAATAGRLERLRQVADVLGVRLSPDSATSAWSAAVRLPRAPSPAGQVGG, via the coding sequence ATGACCCAGTCCGGGACGGCCGGCGACGCGCGGGTCGCCGACCGCCTGATGTTCCTCATGATCGCGCTCCAGGAGCGCGCGAACCGGGCCCTCGTCGAGGAGCTCCACGACGGTCCGATGCAGGAGCTCACCGCGGTCCTGCTGTCGCTGGCGAGCCTGCGCCGCGGCCTGCCGGCCGAGGCCGCCGCGCGGATCACCCAGATCGAGACCCGGCTGCGGGACGCCGCCACCGCGCTGCACCGGCCCCCACCGCCGTTCCGCCCCGGCAACAGCGCCCGGCAGATGCTCGAGCTCGGCCTGATCCAGCGGGTGGAGGGCGTCCTCGTCGACCGGCTGTACACCAGCCTGGACATCGACGTCGCCCCGCCCGTGGTCACCGAGGTCGCGGTCGTGCTGGCGACCGTCCAGCTCCTGCTGCAGGAGAGCGACCCGCTGGAGCGCCCGGCGCGCGCGCTGGTGGCGGTACGGACCAGCGCCGAGCACGTCGAGCTGGCCCTGCGGGTCGCCTACGCCGACGGGGGCCGTTCCGGCGCCGCCACCGCGGGCCGGCTGGAACGGCTGCGGCAGGTCGCGGACGTCCTCGGTGTCCGGCTGAGCCCGGACTCGGCCACCAGCGCGTGGTCCGCGGCGGTGCGGCTGCCGCGGGCGCCGTCCCCGGCCGGGCAGGTGGGCGGGTAG
- a CDS encoding PAS domain S-box protein — MRDTSFTVWGYLLAGYADVPPGSLLDAAPDAIVGVRPDGRIALVNAQAERLFGYDREELVGQPMEILVPESARHLHPRHRTRYFGDPRPRPMGAGMQLAARRRDGTEFPAEISLSALETEDGLLVSAAIRDVTDRLEAQAERERLRAQAERERLEVQLHQSQRLESLGQLAGGVAHDFNNLLAVIINYTAFVGEVVAAAAKEQGGRWESVRHDIEQVQRAADRAAQLTHQLLAFGRREVVQPRPLDLNEVVHDMEQLLRRTLGERVHLHTSAHPDLWTVLADVGQIEQVLVNLAVNARDAMPGGGTLTIDTSNVSVDDETAAARPGPRSGRFVHLRVSDSGTGMAPEVAARAFEPFFTTKAKGEGSGLGLATVYGIITQAGGHVEILSTLNVGTTVSALLPAVDGAVPVVEEQLADGELFGGETIMVVEDEPAMRELTRRILARNGYQVITAASGSEAIALAATTREEVHLLLTDVVMPQLLGSEVAERIRQRRRDLRVLYMSGYAQPVLAQNGTLAPGLALLTKPFSERVLLSKVREVLDAPGGPFSPFGMQTWPRAD; from the coding sequence TTGCGTGACACGTCGTTCACGGTCTGGGGGTACTTGTTGGCGGGTTATGCCGACGTGCCGCCCGGCAGCCTGCTGGACGCCGCGCCGGACGCGATCGTCGGCGTGCGGCCGGACGGGCGGATCGCACTGGTGAACGCGCAGGCCGAGCGGCTGTTCGGGTACGACCGGGAGGAGCTCGTCGGGCAACCGATGGAGATCCTCGTCCCCGAGTCGGCGCGGCACCTGCACCCGCGGCACCGCACCCGCTACTTCGGTGATCCGCGGCCGCGGCCGATGGGCGCGGGCATGCAGCTCGCGGCGCGGCGCCGGGACGGTACGGAGTTCCCCGCCGAGATCTCCCTGTCCGCGCTGGAGACCGAGGACGGACTGCTCGTCTCGGCCGCGATCCGGGACGTCACCGACCGGTTGGAGGCCCAGGCGGAGCGGGAGCGGCTGCGGGCGCAGGCGGAGCGGGAACGGCTGGAGGTGCAGCTGCACCAGTCGCAGCGGCTGGAGAGCCTCGGCCAGCTCGCCGGCGGCGTGGCGCACGACTTCAACAACCTGCTCGCTGTGATCATCAACTACACGGCCTTCGTCGGCGAGGTCGTCGCGGCGGCGGCCAAGGAGCAGGGCGGCCGGTGGGAGTCCGTCCGCCACGACATCGAACAGGTCCAGCGGGCGGCCGACCGGGCCGCCCAGCTGACCCACCAGCTGCTCGCCTTCGGCCGGCGTGAGGTGGTCCAGCCGCGTCCGCTGGACCTCAACGAGGTCGTCCACGACATGGAGCAGCTGCTGCGCCGCACCCTCGGCGAGCGGGTGCACCTGCACACCTCCGCCCACCCGGACCTGTGGACGGTGCTGGCCGACGTGGGCCAGATCGAGCAGGTGCTGGTGAACCTCGCCGTCAACGCGCGGGACGCGATGCCCGGCGGCGGCACGCTCACCATCGACACCTCGAACGTGAGCGTCGACGACGAGACGGCGGCCGCCCGCCCGGGGCCGCGCAGCGGGCGCTTCGTGCACCTGCGGGTCAGCGACAGCGGGACGGGCATGGCCCCGGAGGTCGCCGCGCGCGCCTTCGAGCCGTTCTTCACGACCAAGGCGAAGGGCGAGGGCTCCGGGCTGGGCCTGGCCACCGTCTACGGGATCATCACGCAGGCGGGCGGGCATGTGGAGATCCTGTCGACGCTCAACGTCGGCACCACCGTCAGCGCGCTGCTGCCGGCCGTGGACGGCGCCGTCCCGGTGGTCGAGGAGCAGCTCGCCGACGGTGAGCTGTTCGGCGGTGAGACGATCATGGTGGTCGAGGACGAGCCGGCCATGCGTGAGCTCACCCGTCGCATCCTCGCCCGCAACGGCTACCAGGTGATCACCGCGGCGAGTGGGTCCGAGGCGATCGCGCTGGCGGCGACGACGCGGGAGGAGGTCCACCTGCTGCTGACCGACGTGGTCATGCCCCAGCTGCTCGGCAGCGAGGTCGCCGAGCGGATCCGCCAGCGGCGACGGGACCTGCGCGTCCTCTACATGTCCGGTTACGCCCAGCCCGTGCTCGCCCAGAACGGGACGCTCGCCCCGGGGCTGGCCCTGCTGACCAAGCCGTTCTCCGAGCGGGTGCTGCTGTCGAAGGTGCGGGAGGTCCTCGACGCTCCCGGTGGCCCCTTCTCCCCGTTCGGCATGCAGACCTGGCCCCGGGCCGACTGA